Sequence from the Armatimonadota bacterium genome:
CACGCGTGGTTGGCGGGCCGCCACCTCGAGGCCCGCGCCGCTTCCGTTCTAGCCTATGAGGAATCCCGCGGGCGAATTCCGTTCCTGGGCGTCTACGATCCGCGCAGCGAGCAGGAATCGCTGGCGGTGATAGACGCCTGCCGGAGCCACGCGGGGCTAATCGGCATCAAAGTCCATCCCAGTTTCCACCGCGTTGCCGCCAATGACGACAGCTACGCCGCCGTGTGGGACTACGCCGGGGAGAACCGCTTGCCGATCCTCGCGCACACCTGGAGTGAGACCGATAACCCGGTGCAGAAGCTGTCGCTCCCGGAGCTCTTCGAGGTGCATCTGGAGAAGCGCCCAGAGGTACCCTTTATCATCGGCCACAGCGGCGGTCCCGGCGCCGGCCGGCTGCAGGCGATTCGTCTCGCCCGCAAGTACCCGCACGTTTACCTTGATCTGGCTGGCGACATTTTCGCCCTGGATCTGATTCCGTATCTGGTCACCGCGGTGGGCGCCGAGCGCGTGATCTTCGGCTCCGATCAACCATGGATTGATCCCCGGGCGCACCTCACGCGCATCTACCTGGCGGATATCGGTGACCGGGCAAAGCGACTGGTGCTGGGGCGGAACGCCCTCCGGGTGTTCGAACCGCACCTGCTACGTGAGGATGAGGAATGCTCGCCATAGACCTTTGCGGTAGGACCGCGCTGGTGACCGGTGGTTCGCGCGGCATCGGCGCCGCCGTCAGTGAAGCGCTGTGCGCAGCCGGCGCCGTGGTGGTGTTTACGCACACCGGTAGTCCCGCCCACCAGGGTCAGCGGGAAGAGCTCCTGGCGCGGATTCGCAAGCAGGGCGGCAGCGCCGAGGCGGTGGCGCTCGACGCCTGTGATGCGGGGGGGACGGCGGCTCTGGTGCAGGAGGTCGTGGAACGGCACGGCGCCCTGGACGTCCTTGTGTGCAATGTGGGACGCAACCTTCCGCGCCCCGCAGAGAGTGTCTCGGACGCGGAGTGGATGGCGTCTATTGACATCAACCTCACCTGCGCCTTCTATGCCGTGCGCGCGGTCTTGCCGCACATGGTGAAGGCGGGCCGCGGCCGCATCATTCTGATCGGCTCCTCCGCCGCCTATGATGGGGGTGGAGGCGCTATTGACTATGCCGCCGCAAAGGCCGGCCTCAACGGCATGATGCTCTATCTCGTCAAGAACTACGCGCGCCGGGGGATTGTGACCAATACCATTCATCCCTGCGTCATCGAAACGGACTTGCTGCGCGAGCGCTATTCGTCGGCAGAGGCGGTGCGTGAGCTCGTTTCCCAGATCCCGGTCGGGCGGCTGGGCAAACCAGAGGACATCGGCGGCCTGGTGGCATACCTCGCCAGTCCGTGGGGAGATTACGTTTGCGGACAGTCCATCCTGGTGGACGGGGGCAGGACCTTGGGCCGGTGACGGGCCGACTCGGACCCTCCTTCGCCGGGGTGTCTTGGATCAATCGAGCAAAGGACTGAGCGATGACGAGAGCGACCAGGTACAAGATCGGCAGCGGCTTCGCCCCATTCTCTCCATGTGCAGAAAGGTTCGTCGTAGGCGGCTACCGCGATCCCATGAGTCTGGAGCAGCAGATCGGCCTCGCGACCCGGGTGGAAGGGCTGCGGGGGGTCGGGCTGGACTACCCCTACCAGTTCGGCGACGGCGACATCGAGCGGGTGCGGCGCCTGCTGTCGGCGTCCGGGTTCGAGTTCTGCACGCTCGAGATCGGCCTCTATCCGGACCGCAAGTGGAAGCTCGGCACTTTCACCGCGCCCGACCCCGGCATCCGCCGCGAGGCCATCGAGATGTGCAAGCGAGGCCTCGAGGTCGCGGCCGACCTGGGCGCCGCCGACGTCCTGCTGTGGCCGGGCCAAGATGGTTTCGATTATCCGTTCCAGGTTGACTACGACGAGTGCTGGCGCGCTTTGGTCGAGGGCATCGGCGAAGTCGCCGCCCACCGCCCCGAGGTCAAGGTCGCCATCGAGTACAAGCCGAAGGAGCCGCGGGCCAACATCTTCGTGAGAAACGCCGGCACCCTGCTCTACCTCATCAACTCCATCGGCCTGCCCAACGTGGGAGCCACCATTGACTTCGGCCACAGCCTGGTCGCCGGCGAGAACGCCGCCGAGGCGGCGGTGCTCCTGGCGCGCGAGGGGAAACTGTTCCAGGTTCACGTCAACGACAACTACCGCGACTGGGATCACGACCTCATTGTCGGCGCCGTGTCCTTGTGGGAGACCGTAGAGTTCTGCTACTGGATACTGAAATCCGGCTACGAGGGCTGGTATGTGATAGACGTCTATCCATACCGGGAAGACGGCTTGGCCGCCCTCCAGCAGTGTGTGCGCAACTGGGAGAAGGTGCTCGACATGGCCGGCACGCTCACGCGCACCAACATAGCTGAGGCAATGAGCAACGCGGATGCAGTCTCCTCCGTGAGAACCCTGTGGGACACGCTCCTTCCGTGACCCGCGGTCGCGCCACACGCCTGCCGCACCTCGGCTAGCTGCCGTGGATCAGCCGCTCCAATGCCTTGGCGGGGAGACTCGCCTTCGGGCGGAAAGCAGCGCTCCCCGCGTACCGCAGCATCGCCGCCAGCAGGTAGCGGGCCTCCGGGAGCTTCTGATCGAGGTCCAGGGCGCAGATGATGATCCCACCCTTACCCACCTTTGCCTCCAGCAGATACGCCAGCGCCTCGACCACGTAGTACGTGCTGAGGACGCGAATGACCGGATCGCTGCGCTCCAGACCCAAGCCTTCCAAGGCGATCGGCGGCGCGGGCACGATAAGTCGGAAGAGCTGCAGATCCGCAAATCCCTGGTGAGGGAACTCCCCCAGCATGGGGTGGTCGAGGATGATCGTTCCGCTGTGGCCGTCCTCGAGGGGTGGGTAGTTTGCGGGCGGCAGGAAGAAGTACGCGCCCTCAAGGCCTAGCTTCCCCGGGAATGGGCGCAGCGCCACCTCTGGAGACGCCAATATCACGCGCCCGCCTTCGCGGCAGTGCTCGGCGAGGCGTTCGTCCAGCCGGCTCGAGAGCACCACCTTGGGCAGACGGGCGGCGGACCGACGTGCACTGATGCGAGGCAGCGAGCGCACGGTCCGCAGCCAGGAGCGACCGGGCGGGCCGTAGAGCGCCGCCGGCGCCGCTCGCCCCTCGGCCTCGGGGAAGAGCCAGAAGTTCCACTCGTTGTCAACCCGGCGGCGGCCTTCGCGCAGCGCCGCGCGCAGCGTGAGCATGAGCGGACGGGTGACCGCGGGCAAGGTGAGGCTGATGGTGCTGGCGCGGCACGTGCGGAAGGGCCGATGGCGATACTCCAGCGTCCCCGCGGCCAGCCGCCGCGTGCCGCCCAGCAACTGCCACTCGAGCTGGGGCGCGCGCAGCGGCGGATGCGAGAAGTCCGACACCGAGAGGCGGCAGCGGAAGGTCTCCCCTGCCACCAGCACGCGGTCATCGAAGTCGCGATCCATCATGATCACGGTGTCGCCGTTGGTGCGCGACCAGGTTTCGGCGGACACGAGCTTGCGATCGTAGAACTCGTCAACGATGCCTTGCGGCGAGTAGCCAAAGTCCGCCGCGCTGAAGTGGCAGATGCCGGCCAGGCGCGGGTGATCGCGGCGACAGGCCTCCATCTTGGCGCGCGCCTCGACGTACTGCAGGCGATGGCTGGCCTCAGCCATCTGGGGCAGCAGCCGCTGCAGCCCGTGGCGGCGGGCGGCCGTTTCGGCTACCTCGATGGCGTAGGGCCGCACCGCCCCCCGGTACTTGCGCTTGATCCGCACGTCCGGGTGGCTGCTCCACCAGCGAAACTCATGCTGGATCACCGGCAGCGGCGTCTGCTCATCGTACTTGCCCTCAGCGTTGACGAAATCAGCCGGCATCTCGGCGTCGAGGCCGCCGTCGGTCCAGATGACGAAGGCGGAGGGCTTGATGGCCTTGGTGTCGCGGTAACATTGCCAGGCGACCTCGGGGAAGGCGGCACCGTGGTATCCCAGCTCGTTGCTCATGCAATAGAGGGCCGCGGACGGGTGGTTGACGTCGCGCATGATCGTGCGGTCCCACTGCCACTTGAGCACGTCGCGGAACCGGGCGGTGGGCCGGGGCCAGCAGTAGCCATGCCAGGGGTCGCTGCCCGCCCACCCGCCGAGCATCCCCATCTCGCTCTGCACCAGCAGACCCACCTCGTCCGCGACATCGAAATACTCCGGCGCCGGCACGTAGGACTGGCAGCGCACGTAGTTGTATCCGTAGGCGCGCAGCGTCGCCAGCTTGTGGCACCACCGCTCGCGGCTCGTATCCGGGCTGCCAGTCTCCGGGTTGACCGCGAAATCCCCATGCCCGCGCAGGTAGTACGGCTCGCCGTTGATGAGGAAATGCTTGCCCTCGGTTTCGAGCTTGACAAACCCCACGCGCTCGCTCAGGGCATCCTCTACCCGGTCGCCGCGGCTGAGGACGGCATCCACCCGGTGGAGATTCGGCGTTTCCGGGCTCCACAGGCGCGGCGACGACACGGGACTGGACAGCCGATGGACACCCGCGCCCGACAACCTGCGCGTCACCCGCGCCACGGGCGCCCCGTCCGGGGATGCCACTGTCAGCGAGAGGGTCAACGCCTCGCTCGCGGCCCCTGCCAGTTGCACTCGGCAGCGAATTCGTTTGCCGTCCACGTCGGGGTGCATCCACAAGCGCTCGATCCACGCGCTCTCGGTGGCGGTCAACTCGACGCTCCGGTACAATCCGGACCAGTTCCCCATCCAGTTATAGGCGAGTCCGAGCCAGCGGTTCTGTTCGTGCACGCGCACCGCGAGGAAGTTGTCGCCGCCCAACCGCAGGTGCTTCGTCGCCTCGAAGGCGAACGGCACGAAGGGCGCGCAGTGGGCGCCCAACCGCTCGCCGTTGAGCCAGACCTCCGCCGCCGGATGGACGCCGCCGAAGTTGAGCCATATCCGCAGGCCCTTCCATTCGCGCGGCGCGGTGAAGCGCTTGCCATACCATGCCGTTCCTTCATAGGTCGCGCGGAACACCCGCGCCGGCAGTTGGAAGTCCCACGGCTCATCCGTGCCCTCGTGGCCGAAGCCCTGGCCCTGCCAGCAGCCGGGTACGCGGACGGCATCCGTAAGCAGGTGCGGGTGCTTGAACCATCCCTCGCGCTCCCCGCGTTCCTCCGGGTCGAGGCGGAACTGCCAGTCGCCATCCAGGCTGAGTACCCGTTCGGCGGGGTGGCGCCGCCACGGGTTGACGCGGACGGGCACGCGCGCCCGAGGGTCGAAATGCCAGTCTACGTGATCGGTGTACATGAACCAAGCCTCCCGGGGGATGCGGTCTAGCCGCGCTCGAGCAGCCGGCGCTTCAGGTCCAGATAGAACAGCCAGTTCTCGTAGGAGATGTCAGGTGGCGCCAGGTGGTCGAGCTGCGGGATATAGCCGCCGTCGGCCAGCAGCGGCGGCAGCTTGGACTCGAGCTCCTCGGTGATCGTCCGCCGGTCCTTGGTCAGCGCCCGCTTGTCCACGCCGCCCCACAGCAGCAAGTCGCGCCCGTACTCGCGCCGCAGCGCCACCGGGTCCATCCCGGCAGCCGCCTCGATGGGATAGGTGCCATTGACCCCCGCCTCCAGCAGCATCGGCAGCAGTACGCTCGGGTCGCCATCGCTGTCCAGGAAGATGATGTCTATGCCATGGCGCCGGAAGACGTCGTTGACCCGGCGGTAGCGCGGCAGCAGGAAGCGCTGGAAGATTGCAGGCGATATCAGCGGCCCGTTCTTGAAGGCGAAATCCTCCCACCACAGGAAGTAGTCGAGCTGCACCTGCTCCAGCGTGCGCGCCATCGCCCCCAGGGTGAACTCGGCGACGACATCGAGCATCTCCTCGGCCAGCGCCGGATCGTCGTAGAACACCGTGCACGCGTTCTCCGTGCCCATCCAGCGGCGCAGCATCGAGTAGAAACCGACCGAACCGATGCCCGGGCCCCACAGGGGACACTCTCGCTGCGGCGCCCACGCCACCAGCTCGTCCCAATCCGCGGGATAACGCTCCGGCTGATGCGGGTCGTAGCGACGCTTGATGCGCTCGAAATCCGCGCGCTCGGTCACCGGCCAGGCGACATACTGCGGCATCGAGACGCCGTCCTTCATGCACCGTTGGACGACGCCTTCGCCATTGCGCCTGGTGATCGTGCGCTCGTCTTCCACCAGAAGTTCCGGCTCGAAGGAGGGGATCATGCCCAGGTTGAGCCCCAGGTCCCGCTGCTCATCCAGCCCGAAGAAAGCACACCCGTTGAACGTCAGCGTGTCCTTCCGGCGCGCCTCCTCGGGCATGCCCTCCCGCAGCCAACGCTCCTGGGCCTCCGCCCAGTATCCGACCTCGATCATCGGCGCGCGGTCCACGCTCTGGTGATGCATGGTGCGCAGAAACCGCTCTCGGCCGTTCATGTCCGTCCTTCCTCGTCCAGGGCCCGTCCGCCCGGGAAGGCATGATAGCCATTTTCACTGGCATCGGATTATAGTGGGAATACATTACACCGTCAAGCGGCGCCGGCCATGCCACAACGCGCATCGAGGGTGCACGCCTAGCCCAAGCGACGGGTGGTACTGACGAACTCCTTGACCTGCTTCTCGAACTGCGAACGCGGGAGCAACACCGAGCGCCCGCACTTCAGACACTTGACGCGGATGTCCATGCCGGTGCGGGTGACTTCCCACACGTCGCCGCCGCAGGGATGCACCTTGCGCAGGCGCACCTCGTCGCCAAGGTTTATGCGCATGGGTTGAATCACGGTGATCCCATCCATGAGCGGGCTGGCTTTGTCAAGGGGTAGTGGTTGACCGTTGGCGTTGCCCCCTCGGTTCTGCTCAAGCGTCCCTTGCCGGGTGTAGGCTCTGCAGGCGGGCCGCCCGCGGACTGGCGGTCCGGCGCTGCGCCAACCATCTATCTATTGGTCCCTGCAATTGCTGCGCTCCGTGCCCTCGTCGTCCACCACCGCCACCTGTGCCTGGCGCTTGTGCAAATCCACTCCCACGTGTAACATCGGCAGTGCCTGCCTTCGGGTTAGTTGGTTCAGACTCGCGCATTCTCGCCCCTTGCGGCGTAACGCGCAAGCCCGGGGCAGGCCAGCCTTCTCATTGCATCAGTTTCCGCGGAGGCCCGCGGAATCCTCTGCGCGCGTGAGCAGGGGAAGGTCGGATAGCAGCCGCGGGTCCATGCGTGCTTGGCGGAACGCGCCGGTCCGTGGGCGGGAGGATTTCGCATGACTCCGAGACAGCGCGCGATCGAAGCCCTGGAGCTGCGCCGGCCGCCAGGTCTGGTGCCGCACCTGGAGCTGGAGTTCCAGTTGTCGCAGGAGGTCTTCGGGCGGCCGGCGCTGCGCGCCGAGCACTTGCAAGACATCACCGGTGCGCGCAGGCAGGACCTGCTCAAGCGCAATGCCGAGCACTGGGTCGAGGTCGCCCGGGAGTTCGATTACTCCGTCATCACCGGCCTGCACTGGCTGTCGCCTGACGATCAGCTCGCGAGCTTCGAGTATGTCCGCGACATCGCCGGCGACACGTACATGCTCAGCGCGTTCGTTGACGGCACCTTCGCCATTCCCAGCGGCGAAAACATGATCGAGCACGTCGTCTTCCTCACCGAGCGCAAGCAAGCGGCCCTGGAGGATGCGCGGCGCCGGGTCGAGGAGGCGATCGCCCTCGGCCTCCAGGTCATCGGCGGGGGCGCGGAGGTTATCTTCATGTGCGCCGACTACTGCTTCAACCACGGGCCCTTCCTGTCGCCTGCCATGTTCGCGGAACACGTCGCGCCGTTCCTGCGGCAGCAGGTGGCGGCGTGGAACGCGGCCGGCGCCTATACCGTCAAACACACCGACGGCAACATCATGCCCATCCTCGACCAGCTCGCGGATTCCGGCGCGCGCGCCTTGCACTCGCTCGACCCCATGGCGGGCGTGGACATCGCCGAGGTCAAGCGCCGCGTCGGCGGCCGCATGTGCCTCATTGGCAACGTCAACCTGGCGTATGTGCAATCGGGAACGCCGGAGCAGATCACCGAGAGCGCGCGCTACTGCCTGCGCCACGGCGGAGTCAACCAGGGCGGCTACATCTACGCCACCAGCAACTGCATCTTCAGCGGCGTCCCCATCGAGAGCTATCACCACCTGCTGCGCGTGCGCGAGGAATACGGCTACCCGGGCGCGCAGCCGTAGGCAGCCCCTCCCGATCGGCGGCAGAGGCGCCGGGGATGACAAGTTGCCGCCGGCAGCGCATCGTGGTCATAGAGGAGAAGACCCGGGGGGGGCAGAAAGACCGCCCGTGGTAGAAGCAGCGGCTGGCTGCCGCTGCGGCAGCCAATAACCACCCACCGCTTGGCTCGACTCGAGATAGTTGACTGAGTGCGATGAAGGAGTCCACAACCATGCCCGCGCAGCGTCGGCTGATGCTCGTGCTAGTGATCTGCGGAGTCGCCATGAGCGCGCTCACCCAGCGCCCGGCGATGAGCGATGAGGCGTCTTCCGCCGCCGCGCCCGCACCCGAGCCGCTGAGCCTGGAGCAGGCTGTCACCACCGCGCTGACCCTGAGCCCGCTTCTGTACCAGGCGGAGCAGGAGCTCCTGGCGGCCCGCGACGGGGTGACCCAGGCGCGCGCCGCCGGCTCCGTCACCGCCGAGATCGGGGTGACCCAGACGCGGGTCAGCGAGGTCTCCACGTTGACCCTCGCCGTGCCCGCGCCCCCACCCGACTACGTGACCTTCCAGACCGTCAGTCTCGGAAGCAAGGATAATACTACCGGCACGCTGACAGTGGCCAAGCCGCTGTACACCGGAGGCCGCATACCGGCCGCCGCTCGCCAGGCCCGCGCCGGGGCCGATGCGACCCTGGCGGGGTTGCAGCGCACCCGCCAGACGGTGACCAATGACGTCCAGCGGGCCTACTACGGCGCACTCGTCGCCGCGGACTTCGTGGCGGTGGCGGAGGGGGCTCTCACCTCCGCGCGCGAGCACCTGCGGGTGGCACAAGCGCGACAGGACGCCGGTGTCGCCCCGCGCTTCGACGTCTTGCGCGCCAAGGCGCGGGGCGCCCAAAGCGAGCAGGCGCTGATCCAGGCCCGCAATGGCCTGAACCTGGCGCGGGCGGCGTTGAACCACGCCATGGGCGTCGGCCAGGACCGTGAGTTCGTGCTGACGACCCCGCTCGCCGAGCCGACCGATACCGCCGGCCTCGACCTCACTGCGCTCGTGTCGCGCGCCCGGGAAACCCGCCCTGAGATCCACCAGACCCAGGCGCTGATCGAGGCCGCGGGCGCCGGCGTCTCGCTCGCGCGCAGCGCGAAGCACCCCACCCTCGGCGTCGCCTGGATGTACAGCCGGCCGTTGGAGACCAGCGCCTTCCAGGTGAGCAACTGGACGCTGGCGCTGACCGCCGGATTGAACATCTTCGACGGCAGGCAAACCAGCGCGGCGGTCAGCCGCGCGCGCCACGAGCGGGAGCGAGCGCGGGGCTTGCTGGAGCAGGTGCGGCAGGGGATCGCGCTGCAAGTGCGCCAGGCATACCTCGACCTCGATTCCGCGCGCGAGCGCATCACCGCCGCGACCGCCGGGGTAACCGAAGCCGAGGAGGCCCACCGCGTCGCCGGCCTGCGCTACGAGGCGGGCGTGGGCATCAGCGTCGAAGTGATTGACGCCGAGGTGGCGGTCGCCTCGGCGGGCAATGACTATGCCCGCGCGGTCTATGACTACAACGTCGCGGCGGCCCAACTGGAGTACGCGGTGGGCGCATCTGCGGCTGCCGCGCCCGCGGAGAGCCAAGCGCAATGAAGCGCGCCCCCGGGAGCCGCGGCATCGTCTCCGCCGCCGAAGTCTTCGAGAAGTACCGCGCTCACGTTAACCCCGGCCTCGCCGCCCTAGTCAAGTTCATGGGCTTCGACGCGGTGGAGGAGTCGGCGCAGGGCGCGATCGTCCGCGATACCGAGGGCAACGAGTACATTGACTGCCTGGGCGGATTCGGCGCGCTGTCACTTGGACACCGCCACCCGAAGGTGGTGGCTGCGGTGCGCGAGCAGCTCGAGCGCATGCCACTGTCCTCCAAGATCCTGCTCAACGACCGCCTGGCGGATCTATGCCAGCGCCTGGCGGAGATCACCCCCGGAGATCTCCAGTATTCCTTCATCTGCAACAGCGGCGCGGAGGCCGTCGAGGGAGCCCTCAAGCTGGCGCGCCTGGCTACGGGACGGCGGGGCATCGTCGGCGCGGTGGGCGGGTTCCACGGCAAGACGATGGGCGCACTCAGCGCCTCCGGCAGGGACCTGTACCGCAAGCCGTTCGCGCCGCTGGTGCCGGGGTTCTCGCACGTACCCTTCGGCGACGCCGAGGCGCTGCGCGAGGCGGTCAGCGGGGACACCGCCGCCGTCATCCTCGAGCCCATTCAGGGCGAGGCGGGGGTGGTCATACCAGCCGACGACTACCTGTCGGCGGCGCGCGAGATTTGCAGCGCGGCCGGCGCGCTGCTCGTCCTGGATGAGGTGCAGACGGGGTTGGGGCGCACGGGATCGCTGTTCGCGTGCGAGCACTGGGGCGTCGCGCCCGACATCATGACCCTGGCCAAGGCGCTGGGCGGCGGGGTGATGCCGGTGGGCGCGTTCGTGGCGCGCGCCGAGCTGTGGGACGCCTGGCGCGTGAATCCGTTGCTGCACAGCAGCACCTTCGGCGGCAATCCGCTCGCCTGCGCCGCCGCGCTGGCGGCGCTGGAGGTGGTCATCGAGGAGCGCCTGCCCCAGCGCGCAAGGGAACTGGGACAGCACACACTGCACGCTCTGGGCGAACTGCGGCAGCGTTTCCCCGATGCGGTTGTGGAGGTGCGGGGGCGGGGCCTGCTCATCGGCGTCGAGTTCGCGCATGAGGACCTCGCCGGGCTGGCCATCGCCGGGCTTGCGCAGCGGCGCGTAATCGCGGCCTACACCCTCAACAACCCGCGCGTTATCCGCCTGGAGCCGCCGCTGGTGATCGAGGAGGGACAGCTTGCCCGCGCCCTGTCCGCCCTCGGTGAGGCGGTGGAGCAGGCCGTCGCCCTGCTGGCGGACGCCGGACCCTACCAGGACGAGCCGCTCTGACGAGTGCAGCGATGCTGACTGTGGACGGGGCCCAAGGCGGCGGTCAGATTGTGCGCACCACCGTCAGCTATTCCGCCCTCAGCGGGCGCGCGGTGCGCGTCGTCAACATCCGCGCCGGGCGCCCCCGGCCTGGATTGCAGGCCCAGCATCTGGTGGCAGTGCGGGCCGTCGCCGAGCTGTGCACGGCCGACGTCACCGGGGCCGCCTTGGGCTCCGCCGCGATTGAGTTCCGCCCCGGTCCCATCGCACCGCCGGAGGTGTGGCGTCTTGACGTCGGCACCGCCGGCAGCGTTATGCTCATCCTGCAGGCGTTGCTGCCATGCCTTGCGCTTGGCGGGACCGCGGTTGATCTGACCCTCACCGGCGGCACCAACAACCCCTGGGCGCCTGCCTTCGAGCACACCCGGCGCGTGCTGCTGCCCACGCTGCTGCAAATGGGCGTGAATGTGGAAGCCGAGCTACGGAGCCGGGGATTCTACCCCCGGGGCGGCGGCGAGGTGCGGGTCCGCGTCGAGCCTGCGAGCGCCATCCAGCGGCTCTCGCTGTGTCAGCGGGGGCGTCCGGTGCGCGTATGGGGCATAGCGTACAGTTCCAACCTGCCCCAGCACATCGCCGAGCGCATGGCGCGCGCCTGCCGCGACCGCCTTGCCCTCGCCGGTCTGGCTCCGCAGGAGTTCCATATAGATACGGCCACACCGTCGCCGGGCGCCGGTTGTGGCATCATCGCGCTCGCCGAGTTCGAACACTCCGTGCTTGCCGGGGACAGCCTGGGAGAGCGAAGCAAGCCGGCGGAGAATGTCGGCCGCGAGGCCGCGGAGGCACTGCTGAGGGAACTGCGGTTCCAGGCGGCGGCTGATTCTCACCTGGCGGATCAACTGGTTCCCTGGGTTGCCTTGGCTGGCGGCGACAGCGCCTATGTGACATCTCGCAAGACCGACCATCTGGCATCGGCGGTGGCGGTGGCGGAGCACATGGTCGGCGCGCGATTCAGCGTAGAGGGGGATGAGCCGGCGAGAGTCCTCTGCCGCGGAATCGGCCACGCGCCTATCTAGGCCTCTGGGCGGAAGCTGAAGCTCTCGTGAGGCGCCGGCGAGAGGCCTGTGAGAGTGTGACCTTTTTGGGATAGCACATACCGGCTATCCGCGTTATTCTCTGCACACCAAGGGTGGAGCGTGGCGCATGGGTGTGAATATAGTGCGTTTCGGGCTCGATTAACGCCATTCATGCCCCCATGTCAACCGGAAAGAGGTCTTGTCGTGCCTTCCGACGAATAGTAAACAGGCGCGCCGTAAAGCGTGGGCACAGGCCCGGCGGCAATGGGTGCGCGAGCACGCATCGCATGATCCCCGGGGTGGCGGGCGGCGAACGGTTGGCTCGTTGTGGCGAGAGCCCATGCTCCAGGAGCGCGAAAGGAGCCCTATCTAATGCGGTCGCACTGGCTTACAGTATTCGTGATCGCGTTCGGAGCGATAGCGGTAGGGGCCGCTGCGGCAGAGGACGTCGTGGTCGTCGTCAACGGTGAGTCCATTACCAGGGAGGCGCTGGCGCATCGCCTGCTGGACCTCGGGACGACATGGCAGGCCCCGCTGGAGGAGATGGTCA
This genomic interval carries:
- a CDS encoding SDR family NAD(P)-dependent oxidoreductase, translating into MLAIDLCGRTALVTGGSRGIGAAVSEALCAAGAVVVFTHTGSPAHQGQREELLARIRKQGGSAEAVALDACDAGGTAALVQEVVERHGALDVLVCNVGRNLPRPAESVSDAEWMASIDINLTCAFYAVRAVLPHMVKAGRGRIILIGSSAAYDGGGGAIDYAAAKAGLNGMMLYLVKNYARRGIVTNTIHPCVIETDLLRERYSSAEAVRELVSQIPVGRLGKPEDIGGLVAYLASPWGDYVCGQSILVDGGRTLGR
- a CDS encoding DUF951 domain-containing protein produces the protein MRINLGDEVRLRKVHPCGGDVWEVTRTGMDIRVKCLKCGRSVLLPRSQFEKQVKEFVSTTRRLG
- a CDS encoding amidohydrolase family protein — encoded protein: MTTPRVVDAHMHLGCPWTIFAHGWGLAEVLALMDRIGIERAYSTHHAWLAGRHLEARAASVLAYEESRGRIPFLGVYDPRSEQESLAVIDACRSHAGLIGIKVHPSFHRVAANDDSYAAVWDYAGENRLPILAHTWSETDNPVQKLSLPELFEVHLEKRPEVPFIIGHSGGPGAGRLQAIRLARKYPHVYLDLAGDIFALDLIPYLVTAVGAERVIFGSDQPWIDPRAHLTRIYLADIGDRAKRLVLGRNALRVFEPHLLREDEECSP
- a CDS encoding uroporphyrinogen decarboxylase family protein, which translates into the protein MTPRQRAIEALELRRPPGLVPHLELEFQLSQEVFGRPALRAEHLQDITGARRQDLLKRNAEHWVEVAREFDYSVITGLHWLSPDDQLASFEYVRDIAGDTYMLSAFVDGTFAIPSGENMIEHVVFLTERKQAALEDARRRVEEAIALGLQVIGGGAEVIFMCADYCFNHGPFLSPAMFAEHVAPFLRQQVAAWNAAGAYTVKHTDGNIMPILDQLADSGARALHSLDPMAGVDIAEVKRRVGGRMCLIGNVNLAYVQSGTPEQITESARYCLRHGGVNQGGYIYATSNCIFSGVPIESYHHLLRVREEYGYPGAQP
- a CDS encoding uroporphyrinogen decarboxylase family protein encodes the protein MNGRERFLRTMHHQSVDRAPMIEVGYWAEAQERWLREGMPEEARRKDTLTFNGCAFFGLDEQRDLGLNLGMIPSFEPELLVEDERTITRRNGEGVVQRCMKDGVSMPQYVAWPVTERADFERIKRRYDPHQPERYPADWDELVAWAPQRECPLWGPGIGSVGFYSMLRRWMGTENACTVFYDDPALAEEMLDVVAEFTLGAMARTLEQVQLDYFLWWEDFAFKNGPLISPAIFQRFLLPRYRRVNDVFRRHGIDIIFLDSDGDPSVLLPMLLEAGVNGTYPIEAAAGMDPVALRREYGRDLLLWGGVDKRALTKDRRTITEELESKLPPLLADGGYIPQLDHLAPPDISYENWLFYLDLKRRLLERG
- a CDS encoding sugar phosphate isomerase/epimerase family protein encodes the protein MTRATRYKIGSGFAPFSPCAERFVVGGYRDPMSLEQQIGLATRVEGLRGVGLDYPYQFGDGDIERVRRLLSASGFEFCTLEIGLYPDRKWKLGTFTAPDPGIRREAIEMCKRGLEVAADLGAADVLLWPGQDGFDYPFQVDYDECWRALVEGIGEVAAHRPEVKVAIEYKPKEPRANIFVRNAGTLLYLINSIGLPNVGATIDFGHSLVAGENAAEAAVLLAREGKLFQVHVNDNYRDWDHDLIVGAVSLWETVEFCYWILKSGYEGWYVIDVYPYREDGLAALQQCVRNWEKVLDMAGTLTRTNIAEAMSNADAVSSVRTLWDTLLP
- a CDS encoding glycoside hydrolase family 2 TIM barrel-domain containing protein translates to MYTDHVDWHFDPRARVPVRVNPWRRHPAERVLSLDGDWQFRLDPEERGEREGWFKHPHLLTDAVRVPGCWQGQGFGHEGTDEPWDFQLPARVFRATYEGTAWYGKRFTAPREWKGLRIWLNFGGVHPAAEVWLNGERLGAHCAPFVPFAFEATKHLRLGGDNFLAVRVHEQNRWLGLAYNWMGNWSGLYRSVELTATESAWIERLWMHPDVDGKRIRCRVQLAGAASEALTLSLTVASPDGAPVARVTRRLSGAGVHRLSSPVSSPRLWSPETPNLHRVDAVLSRGDRVEDALSERVGFVKLETEGKHFLINGEPYYLRGHGDFAVNPETGSPDTSRERWCHKLATLRAYGYNYVRCQSYVPAPEYFDVADEVGLLVQSEMGMLGGWAGSDPWHGYCWPRPTARFRDVLKWQWDRTIMRDVNHPSAALYCMSNELGYHGAAFPEVAWQCYRDTKAIKPSAFVIWTDGGLDAEMPADFVNAEGKYDEQTPLPVIQHEFRWWSSHPDVRIKRKYRGAVRPYAIEVAETAARRHGLQRLLPQMAEASHRLQYVEARAKMEACRRDHPRLAGICHFSAADFGYSPQGIVDEFYDRKLVSAETWSRTNGDTVIMMDRDFDDRVLVAGETFRCRLSVSDFSHPPLRAPQLEWQLLGGTRRLAAGTLEYRHRPFRTCRASTISLTLPAVTRPLMLTLRAALREGRRRVDNEWNFWLFPEAEGRAAPAALYGPPGRSWLRTVRSLPRISARRSAARLPKVVLSSRLDERLAEHCREGGRVILASPEVALRPFPGKLGLEGAYFFLPPANYPPLEDGHSGTIILDHPMLGEFPHQGFADLQLFRLIVPAPPIALEGLGLERSDPVIRVLSTYYVVEALAYLLEAKVGKGGIIICALDLDQKLPEARYLLAAMLRYAGSAAFRPKASLPAKALERLIHGS